The following coding sequences are from one Candidatus Methanoperedens sp. window:
- a CDS encoding phenylalanine--tRNA ligase subunit alpha, with amino-acid sequence MTLPKELNLTNNEKRVLLALSKKDGYSPEGLSEVSELSIEASVQSAFLLAEKNLCEVTEKVMAIYTLTKEGETYAQLSLPERQIINSLTAPLSLSELKKKFPPPMVGIALGWLRKKNWAKIEGEMIIPSGKAEVGEDENILAKLKKGPLSELGDAVRDLLKRNLVEKTEKKTRIISITEQGKALAASGLPIIEEIAQLTPTIITSGIWKTARIRPYNIHTPAKPVYGAKIHPYQRLINEMRSIFLEMGFTEIKGDIVQSSFWNFDALFQPQDHPAREMQDTFHLATECDLPEEYIEPVREMHEKGGGISRGWGGKWSEGVARKQVLRTHTTAVTIKYLADHPEQPLKAFCIDRAYRREAIDPTHTPEFEQLEGVVMDKGVSFKNLLGCLTEFYHRMGFEEVRFRPGYFPYTEPSVEPEVYIESRGKWVELGGAGVFRKEVTLPLGIKYPVLAWGLGVSRVAMLRLGLKDLRELYQSDIDWLRKSTVL; translated from the coding sequence ATGACGCTCCCAAAAGAACTTAACCTCACCAACAACGAAAAACGGGTTCTGCTTGCTCTTTCCAAAAAAGATGGATACTCTCCTGAAGGTCTTTCCGAAGTCTCAGAACTCAGCATCGAAGCATCCGTGCAATCAGCTTTCCTCCTTGCTGAAAAAAACCTCTGCGAAGTCACGGAAAAAGTCATGGCCATATACACCCTTACAAAAGAAGGTGAAACATACGCACAGCTTTCCCTGCCCGAGCGCCAGATAATCAATTCACTGACCGCGCCTCTTTCACTTTCCGAATTGAAAAAGAAGTTCCCTCCCCCGATGGTGGGTATCGCACTCGGGTGGCTTCGCAAGAAGAATTGGGCAAAGATAGAGGGGGAGATGATAATCCCATCAGGTAAAGCGGAAGTGGGCGAAGACGAGAATATTCTGGCAAAGCTCAAAAAGGGCCCGCTTTCAGAACTTGGAGATGCTGTACGGGACCTGTTGAAAAGGAACCTTGTAGAAAAGACAGAGAAAAAGACCCGAATCATTTCGATCACGGAACAAGGGAAGGCACTTGCAGCTTCCGGTTTGCCCATAATAGAGGAAATAGCGCAGCTAACACCTACAATTATCACGAGCGGCATCTGGAAAACAGCAAGGATCCGCCCTTACAATATCCATACTCCGGCAAAGCCGGTCTACGGCGCGAAGATCCATCCCTACCAGCGCCTCATCAACGAGATGCGCTCCATCTTCCTGGAGATGGGGTTCACTGAGATCAAAGGGGATATAGTTCAGAGCTCCTTCTGGAACTTCGACGCCCTTTTCCAGCCGCAGGACCATCCTGCGAGGGAGATGCAGGATACTTTCCATCTTGCAACGGAATGCGACCTGCCTGAAGAATACATCGAACCGGTCAGGGAGATGCATGAAAAAGGCGGCGGCATATCAAGGGGCTGGGGGGGTAAGTGGAGCGAGGGCGTTGCGCGCAAACAGGTACTAAGGACCCACACCACAGCTGTTACGATAAAATATCTCGCAGACCACCCCGAGCAGCCTTTGAAAGCCTTCTGTATTGACAGGGCTTACAGGCGCGAGGCCATAGACCCCACGCACACGCCCGAATTCGAGCAGCTGGAAGGGGTGGTGATGGATAAAGGTGTGAGTTTCAAGAACCTGCTCGGCTGTCTCACTGAATTCTATCACAGGATGGGATTTGAGGAGGTGCGTTTCAGGCCGGGATACTTCCCCTATACAGAGCCAAGCGTGGAGCCTGAAGTGTATATCGAGAGCAGGGGGAAGTGGGTGGAACTCGGCGGAGCCGGAGTGTTCAGGAAAGAGGTCACTCTGCCGCTCGGTATCAAATATCCCGTGCTGGCATGGGGGCTCGGTGTTAGCCGGGTGGCGATGCTGCGGTTGGGGCTCAAGGACTTAAGGGAGCTTTACCAGAGCGATATCGACTGGCTGAGGAAGAGCACGGTTTTATAA
- a CDS encoding SatD family protein, protein MEKRYYVVLCDVISSRRIKDKRTFQKKLETTCTMVNATYSGSIHAGFKILKGIDEIEGVLSNISNIYEIIAMILEQLYPDSMRFVLVQDSVDIGVESRDTAKMDGPAFHKASDLMEDLKKSKLMFDMSTGYELTDTLIAGEINLILLLKKNWSAKQHMIVREYRNTGNQNEVAKALGITQQAVSKVLTRSMWKEIGGIEERLIHVLHQMTVRT, encoded by the coding sequence ATGGAAAAGCGGTACTATGTGGTGCTGTGCGACGTGATATCCTCACGCCGGATAAAAGATAAGCGGACTTTTCAAAAAAAATTAGAAACAACATGTACCATGGTAAACGCTACCTATAGCGGGAGCATACATGCAGGTTTCAAGATCCTGAAAGGGATTGATGAAATTGAAGGCGTTCTCTCAAATATATCGAATATCTACGAAATAATAGCCATGATACTGGAGCAACTCTATCCGGATTCGATGCGTTTCGTACTGGTGCAGGATTCTGTAGATATAGGGGTTGAGAGCCGTGATACGGCAAAAATGGATGGGCCTGCCTTCCACAAGGCCTCGGATTTGATGGAAGATCTCAAAAAGTCAAAACTGATGTTTGATATGTCCACGGGTTATGAATTAACCGATACGCTGATAGCAGGGGAGATTAACCTGATTCTATTATTGAAAAAAAATTGGTCGGCAAAACAGCACATGATAGTGAGGGAATACAGGAACACGGGTAACCAGAATGAGGTTGCAAAGGCCCTCGGAATAACGCAGCAGGCCGTCTCCAAAGTTCTCACTCGTTCGATGTGGAAGGAAATCGGAGGCATCGAGGAAAGATTAATTCATGTCCTGCACCAAATGACCGTAAGGACGTGA